GCCCACCAGCAGGTCCGGGTGCGGAAACCCCATGGACAGCCCCGCCAGGGCCTCCTCCAGCACCTTCGGCGCGATCTTGCAGCCGCAGCCGCCCCCGTGGGAGAGTTGGGTGAGGCGGATGGGGGCTGGCGCAGGGGCGTGGGGGGTCGTCATGGGGTGAACCTGGGGTTGGCCGATTAACCTGGAAAGGGCAGTTTGTTTACTGTACCCCGCGCGTGGGTAGACGTCAGGTCAAGGATACCGCCGGACGCTGCGCCGCGGACACCTCATCGAGCAGTTTCATCAGCGCCGCCGGGTCCGTCACCACTCCATAGTGCCAGGTCCCGAACCCGCCCGCCCGCCCGGTTCACGGCCGCGACCCGGCCGGCGCCGCGCCGCCTCCCGGGCCAGGCCCTTGCGGCAACCCGTCGCGGCCTGGGGGCCGCTCCTACGGCGTAGGAGCGGCCCCCAGGCCGCGACGGATGTCACCCGCGAGGTGGCCGGAAAATAACCAAGGCCCGCAGGGCGGGTCGATGATCGGCTTCCCGACCTCGTTGGGGCTGGCGGGTCGGTCGCTCATGATATCCGCCGCTCCCATATCCGGCGCACCGGATATGGATCAAACAAGGGATCAGTGCTGACCACAGGAATACCTTCGACCATGGCTTGGGCGATGATCAGGCGGTCGAATGGATCGCGGTGGTGAAACGGAAGGTCGGTCAGCGCCGCGGCGTGCCGCGGGAGAATCGGCAGAATGCGGATATCGTTGTCTGCCAGCTCGCGATCCATGAAGGCCCCAAGGGGTTCCCGCAGTTCGTACTTCCCGAGACTGATCTTGATGGCGATCTCCCAGTAAGAGGCCGGACTGACCTCCGGGCGGTGCTGCGCGTTCGCAATCACATCCCGGGCGACCCGCGACAGCTTGGGGTCGTCCAGCAGGAACCACAGCAGCGCATGGGTGTCGAGAAGCACCCTCAAGGCACGTAGTCCCTGAAGTCGTCCAGATGTGCATCGTCATCGACCAGGATGCGCAGCTTACCCTTAGCGCTCCCGGGCTGGCGCGTGCGGTCCGTCCTGCAACCCTGGCTGACCAGTCGCGCGACCGGCTCGTCGCCGTCGGTGATCAGCACCTCGTCGCCGCTCGCGAGCCCTTTCACCAACTCTGGGAGTCGGGCCTGCGCCTCGTTCAATGACACTCTCATGATCATTTCAGTCGCTCCGCCCTTGAAGGACGTTGACGAGGACGCGCGTGTCGGACCCTGGCGGACCCAAAACGTTTGCGCAATGCTTGTGTAACTCCGATTATAGCCGTTAGCGTCCGCTCAGCGCTTCGTCAGACCGGCGATCCGGGGTCGGCCGAGCCGTACCGGCCTGGACCCCGGGGCCTGAAGCCGCCGGCTTGGCGAGCGGGCGCCCCGGTCTGGACGCGGACCGTACGCCCGCCGCCAGATCGAACCGGACCGCTGCGCGAGCCCCCTCGCGGCGGCCGGATCGCGACAACCCAGGGCCGCCCCGCGGGACGACCGCCCGGCACCGCACGCAGCCAACGGACAACCCATGGAAACGACGGCCCATTTCGAGCACATCACGCAAGAGATCGCCCGGCGGCTGAACGCGGCGACGCAGGAAATCGTCGTCGCGGTCGCCTGGTTCACCGACCGGGACCTGTTCGACGTGCTGTGCCGACAGGCCGGGCGGGGCCTCAAGGTGCGCCTCGCGGTCCTGCACGACCGGATCAACGTCGGCGTCGGCCGGCTCAACTTCGAGCGACTCAAGGACATCGGCGGCGAGGTCTTCCTGATCCCCGCGGGCGACGACCGCGACCCGATCATGCACCACAAGTTCTGTGTCATCGACCGCGCCACCGTCATCAGATCGTCCGCAACCTCCTGTTGCTCGACGAGTGGGAGACCCTCGCCCCCCAACTGGAGAAGCTCCGCCCCGCGGGAGCCGCGGCCCGTCTCGAACCCCTGTTCACCGCCCTGCAAGGCCGCGACACCACCACGGCCGTGGCCTGGATCGCCGACTACCTCCAGCGCGCGACGGCCCTGACCATCGCCACCGACCAGGAAATCGCCGACCTGCGCCTGACGCTGCGCGGCCTGGAATATCAGGTCACCGCCCTGTCCGACGACAAGGCCGAGATCGAGCGGTTGATTCATGCCTTTTCGCTCCGCACCAGTCACGAGATCGGCGACCTGATCACCCGCTACCTGGAACTGCGCGCGGACAAGCTCCGCCGCCAGGCCGCGGTCGAACAGGAGGCCGCAGCGGAGGCCGACAGCGCCCGCGCCGATTACGAGGACTATCGCGAGGCCAACGAGACCGCCCGCGACACCCCGGCGCCCCCGCAACTCCCGCCCGACGATCTCAAGGAACTCAAACGCCTCTATCAACAGGCCAGCCAGAAGTGCCACCCGGACAAGGTGGACGCGGCCGACCGCGACCACGCCAACCGGCTCTTCGTCCAACTCCAGGCCGCCTACCGCAACAACGACCTGGGCGGCGTGCGCGCCATCCATGCCGCGGTGCGCGAGGGACACCTGTTCGTCGACCGCTCCCTGACCCTGACCGAAGCCGAGTCCCTGGGTCACGCCATCACGGTCCTGCGCCGCGACCTGGAGCAACTGGCCGCCCAGGTCCACCAACTGCGCCGCGCGGACACTCACCGCACGCTCAAGGACCTGACCGACTGGGACGCCTACTTCGCCGAACAGCGGGTTGCGCTGGAACAGGCCATCGAACAACTGGAAGCGGAGCTTGCCGAGCATGAGTGAGACGCCTGAATCCAACCCTGGCGCACTGGTTGTCAGTAGTCCCAAGGCCCTAGCCGTCGCCAACCGGCAGTTACGCATTGCCGGGCAGGCACTCGCGCGGATCGAGCAGGAGCGGTATATCGAGTTCTTTGCGACGCATCCGGAGGCTTCGCGGGCGTTTGTCATCGCCGTTGCCCGGTACTACCCCTGCACCGAGTCACTCATTGACCGCTTTGAGGAATTGCGGGATTGGAGATTTCTCAGCGGCAACGAAGCCATCCCTTGGAGTGAAGCGCTTATTGAGCGTTACGCAGAGCAGTTGGGCTGGAGATGGATCGGCTACAATAGGGCGCTACCTTGGAGTGACGAACTGATCGCTCGTTATGCTTCCATTCTGGATTGGGAGTCACTCAGTTACAACAGATCGCTGCCCTGGAGCGAAGCATTAATAGAGCGCTACGCAAAGCGATGGCATTGGAAAGGGGTTAGCAGCAACAACGCTCTACCTTGGAGTGAGGAGATAATTACCCGTTACGCCTCCCTCTTGGATTGGACGTATCTCAGCGCTAATAGGGCCTTGCCTTGGAGCGCAAGACTCATTGCGGAGTACGCGGGCCGCTGGGACTGGCGATCGTTGAGCGGAAACGAGGCATTGCCATGGAGCGAGAAGCTAATCGAACACTATGCGGCACGATGGGATTGGACCAGACTAAGCAATAATCAAGGATTGCCTTGGAGTCAATCACTTAGAAACCGATACAAGGGGCGGTGGTCACCATCGATTATTGGCACCGAAGCTCTCCCATGGCGTACGCCACTCGCGCCAATGATAGAAGACTGCGCCAAGCGTTTCGGTTGGAAATGGCTCAGTAGCAACAATACGTTGCCTTGGACCAGGGAGCTTATCGAGCATTTCGCCCAACGATGGGATTGGGACATGCTAAGCTATAACAGGTCCCTGTCCTGGACTGAATCACTTATTGCAGACTATGCCACGCGCTGGCAATGGGGGCAACCCGGTGCGCGTGACCGGGTAGTATTCCGGCGCTATTTTTCAGGTGACGGCTCTGGGCTAAGCGGAAACGAAGCCCTGCCCTGGAGCGAAGAATTGATCGAACGTTACGCCGATCGTTGGGTTTGGGCATACTTGCCGCAAGTTGCCTTGTCAAAGATTTTGCCGCGTTGGTCAGAAGCATCCATCGTCGCAGTCATGGCTCGGCTTTCTCCACGTACCAGCGTAGTATCAA
The DNA window shown above is from Candidatus Thiodictyon syntrophicum and carries:
- a CDS encoding type II toxin-antitoxin system VapC family toxin — encoded protein: MLLDTHALLWFLLDDPKLSRVARDVIANAQHRPEVSPASYWEIAIKISLGKYELREPLGAFMDRELADNDIRILPILPRHAAALTDLPFHHRDPFDRLIIAQAMVEGIPVVSTDPLFDPYPVRRIWERRIS
- a CDS encoding type II toxin-antitoxin system Phd/YefM family antitoxin, which gives rise to MRVSLNEAQARLPELVKGLASGDEVLITDGDEPVARLVSQGCRTDRTRQPGSAKGKLRILVDDDAHLDDFRDYVP
- a CDS encoding phospholipase D-like domain-containing protein, with product METTAHFEHITQEIARRLNAATQEIVVAVAWFTDRDLFDVLCRQAGRGLKVRLAVLHDRINVGVGRLNFERLKDIGGEVFLIPAGDDRDPIMHHKFCVIDRATVIRSSATSCCSTSGRPSPPNWRSSAPREPRPVSNPCSPPCKAATPPRPWPGSPTTSSARRP